A genomic window from Phoenix dactylifera cultivar Barhee BC4 chromosome 7, palm_55x_up_171113_PBpolish2nd_filt_p, whole genome shotgun sequence includes:
- the LOC103714175 gene encoding 40S ribosomal protein S8 isoform X2, producing MGISRDSMHKRRATGGKKKAWRKKRKYELGRQPANTKLSSNKTVRRVRVRGGNVKWRALRLDTGNYSWGSEAVTRKTRILDVVYNASNNELVRTQTLVKSAIVQVDAAPFKQWYLQHYGVEIGRKKKAAAAKKETTESLGFD from the exons ATGG GGATTTCCCGGGACTCCATGCACAAGAGGCGCGCCACTGGAGGAAAGAAGAAGGCTTGGAGGAAGAAGCGAAA GTATGAGTTGGGCCGGCAGCCGGCAAACACGAAGCTGTCGAGCAACAAGACGGTGAGGAGGGTTCGGGTGAGGGGAGGCAACGTGAAGTGGAGGGCCCTCCGATTGGACACTGGAAACTATTCGTGGGGGAGTGAGGCTGTGACTCGCAAGACCCGTATCCTTGACGTGGTGTATAATGCCTCGAACAATGAGCTCGTGAGGACGCAGACCCTTGTGAAGAGCGCCATCGTGCAGGTTGATGCCGCTCCCTTCAAGCAGTGGTACCTCCAGCATTATGGTGTTGAGatcggaaggaagaagaaggcggcTGCTGCCAAGAAGGAAACCACTGAG TCATTGGGATTTGATTGA
- the LOC103714173 gene encoding cytochrome b561 and DOMON domain-containing protein At3g25290-like, with the protein MASASAALLLLSAAIAAFCFLSPAAAAAAAQGCASQNLGSNRVFAACSDLPQLSSSIHWTYDRAAAALSIAFVAPPATAEGWVAWAINPTETGMVGSQALVAFRQADGKMGVKTYNITGYALKESKIAFETSDLAADYAGGVMKIFGTLKLGKEMTVVNEVWQVGGSVTNGVPDKHAFVAENLGSKGQLDLVRGVSSGSGGSVTKERNIHGVLNAVSWGILLPIGAIFARYLKTFKSADPAWFYLHLSCQLTGYTVGVAGWATGLNLGSKSKGVQYTTHRNIGITLFSLATLQVFALFLRPSKDHKIRFYWNIYHHLVGYTVIVLGVINVFKGLTILSPDQKWTTAYITVISILGGIALLLEALTWIIVLRRKTHNSTKPYGGSNSTNGHRDVQQPLSV; encoded by the exons ATGGCTTCCGCCTCCGCCGCTTTACTGCTCCTCTCTGCCGCCATCGCCGCCTTTTGCTTCCTTTCgccggccgcggccgcggccgcagCCCAGGGCTGCGCCTCCCAGAATCTGGGTTCCAACAGGGTCTTCGCCGCCTGCAGCGACCTTCCTCAACTCTCCTCCTCCATCCACTGGACCTACGACCGCGCGGCCGCGGCGCTCTCCATCGCCTTCGTGGCGCCGCCGGCTACGGCGGAGGGGTGGGTGGCGTGGGCGATCAACCCGACCGAGACCGGCATGGTTGGGTCCCAGGCGCTGGTGGCGTTCCGGCAGGCGGACGGGAAGATGGGGGTCAAGACCTACAACATCACGGGGTACGCGCTCAAGGAATCGAAGATCGCGTTCGAGACGTCGGATCTGGCGGCGGATTATGCCGGCGGGGTCATGAAGATCTTCGGGACGTTGAAGCTGGGGAAGGAAATGACGGTGGTGAACGAGGTGTGGCAGGTGGGGGGATCGGTGACGAACGGCGTGCCGGACAAGCACGCGTTCGTAGCCGAGAATTTGGGGTCCAAGGGCCAGTTGGATTTGGTCCGGGGGGTGAGCTCCGGATCCGGGGGTTCCGTCACGAAGGAGAGGAAT ATACATGGAGTTTTGAATGCTGTGAGTTGGGGAATATTGCTTCCAATTGGTGCAATATTTGCAAGATATCTGAAGACATTTAAGTCAGCAGACCCTGCATGGTTTTACCTTCATTTGTCATGCCAGCTTACCGGTTACACCGTGGGGGTTGCGGGCTGGGCAACCGGTCTCAATCTTGGGAGCAAGTCTAAGGGAGTCCAGTACACCACCCATCGGAACATTGGGATCACCCTCTTCTCTCTTGCCACCTTACAG GTTTTCGCATTGTTTTTGAGACCCAGCAAGGATCACAAGATTCGCTTCTACTGGAACATCTACCACCACTTGGTAGGATACACAGTCATTGTCTTGGGTGTTATCAATGTCTTCAAAGGCCTGACAATCTTAAGCCCTGATCAGAAGTGGACTACAGCCTATATCACTGTGATTAGCATATTGGGTGGTATTGCCTTGCTGTTGGAAGCCCTTACTTGGATTATAGTTCTGCGGAGAAAGACACACAACTCCACAAAGCCTTATGGTGGCTCCAATTCTACCAATGGGCACCGTGACGTGCAACAGCCGCTGTCTGTCTGA
- the LOC103714175 gene encoding 40S ribosomal protein S8 isoform X1: protein MGISRDSMHKRRATGGKKKAWRKKRKYELGRQPANTKLSSNKTVRRVRVRGGNVKWRALRLDTGNYSWGSEAVTRKTRILDVVYNASNNELVRTQTLVKSAIVQVDAAPFKQWYLQHYGVEIGRKKKAAAAKKETTENNLNILDSS from the exons ATGG GGATTTCCCGGGACTCCATGCACAAGAGGCGCGCCACTGGAGGAAAGAAGAAGGCTTGGAGGAAGAAGCGAAA GTATGAGTTGGGCCGGCAGCCGGCAAACACGAAGCTGTCGAGCAACAAGACGGTGAGGAGGGTTCGGGTGAGGGGAGGCAACGTGAAGTGGAGGGCCCTCCGATTGGACACTGGAAACTATTCGTGGGGGAGTGAGGCTGTGACTCGCAAGACCCGTATCCTTGACGTGGTGTATAATGCCTCGAACAATGAGCTCGTGAGGACGCAGACCCTTGTGAAGAGCGCCATCGTGCAGGTTGATGCCGCTCCCTTCAAGCAGTGGTACCTCCAGCATTATGGTGTTGAGatcggaaggaagaagaaggcggcTGCTGCCAAGAAGGAAACCACTGAG AACAATTTGAACATTCTGGATTCATCTTGA
- the LOC103714174 gene encoding uncharacterized protein LOC103714174, with protein sequence MAVSIRAKRVTDPLDDEAKARLRGDDEAKARWMTGYAGSSSGSEHEATPCLSGLVHAFLLESAAGAPSAAAPGGYASDVGGASDDDDAGDRAAAAKETVRDLLDPPVERDPFRARLVSDVLAAAEAFAGVRKNGSAFRRAVMATLRVAGYNAGICKARWESSGGVTAGTYEYIDVVAAAAAGEVRYIVDMEFAADFEVARATKDYRRVLAALPRVAVARTEAVRQVVRVVADAARRSLRSQGLHVPPWRKSRYMLAKWLGPYRRTVNTLPSSAGARMAGGGGAEVKCRTVGFPEASAGRLVPRAGRTR encoded by the coding sequence ATGGCGGTATCCATCCGGGCGAAGAGGGTGACTGACCCGCTGGACGACGAGGCGAAGGCCCGCCTCCGCGGCGACGACGAGGCGAAGGCCCGCTGGATGACCGGCTACGCCGGTAGCAGCAGCGGCAGCGAGCACGAGGCCACCCCTTGTCTCTCCGGACTCGTCCACGCCTTCCTCCTCGAGAGCGCAGCTGGCgccccctccgccgccgcccccggCGGCTACGCCTCCGACGTAGGCGGCGCTTCCGACGACGACGATGCCGGCGACCGCGCTGCGGCCGCCAAGGAGACTGTTCGGGATTTGCTCGATCCGCCGGTGGAGAGGGACCCGTTCCGGGCCCGGCTGGTTTCCGATGTCCTCGCGGCGGCAGAGGCTTTTGCCGGGGTGAGAAAGAACGGATCGGCATTCCGGAGGGCGGTGATGGCGACGCTGAGGGTGGCGGGGTACAATGCCGGGATCTGCAAAGCGAGGTGGGAGAGCTCCGGTGGGGTCACCGCCGGAACCTACGAGTACATCGAcgtggtggcggcggcggcggcgggggaggtgAGGTACATCGTGGACATGGAATTCGCGGCAGATTTCGAGGTGGCGCGGGCGACGAAGGATTACAGGCGGGTGCTGGCGGCGCTGCCGAGGGTGGCGGTGGCGCGGACGGAGGCGGTGCGGCAGGTGGTGCGGGTGGTGGCGGACGCGGCCCGCCGATCCCTGCGGAGCCAGGGGCTACACGTGCCGCCGTGGCGGAAGAGCCGATACATGCTCGCCAAGTGGCTCGGGCCGTACCGCCGAACGGTGAACACTCTGCCATCCTCCGCCGGTGCCCGCATGGCTGGAGGCGGCGGCGCGGAGGTGAAGTGCCGGACCGTGGGGTTTCCGGAGGCGTCGGCGGGGAGGCTTGTGCCTCGGGCCGGCCGGACGAGGTAG